The proteins below come from a single Eucalyptus grandis isolate ANBG69807.140 chromosome 3, ASM1654582v1, whole genome shotgun sequence genomic window:
- the LOC104438652 gene encoding adenylate isopentenyltransferase-like, which yields MSSSSATAHRTLRPRAKVVVIMGATGCGKSTLSMYLASRFPCEVINADKMQLYRGLDITTNKIPLAERHDVPHHLLSSFDPNDGEMTPSQFRSIGHAAISGIASRGKLPLLVGGSNSFIHALLVERFDPEAGVFSGLGSAASPELRYDCCFLWVDVSPPVLEEYQSKRVDEMLDVGAFDELAGHYDLRRTNPGGWACLRKAIGVPEFDRYFMTYPQDAGMREDDPGREGAYKEAVRKIKKNAVELAKWQIMKIERLRGSGWELHKLDATEAVRLAMAAKEEGGGRSRDVWESEVVEASVKFVERFLW from the exons ATGTCCTCCTCCTCTGCAACCGCCCACCGCACCCTCCGCCCCCGCGCCAAGGTGGTTGTCATCATGGGTGCCACCGGGTGCGGTAAGTCCACCCTCTCCATGTACCTCGCCTCCCGCTTCCCTTGCGAGGTCATCAACGCCGACAAAATGCAACTCTACCGGGGCCTCGACATCACCACCAACAAGATCCCCCTCGCCGAGCGCCACGACGTCCCCCACCACCTCCTCAGCTCCTTCGACCCGAACGATGGCGAGATGACCCCGTCGCAGTTCCGCTCCATCGGCCACGCAGCCATCTCCGGCATCGCCTCCCGCGGGAAGCTCCCCCTCCTCGTCGGCGGTTCCAACTCCTTCATCCACGCTCTCCTGGTGGAGCGGTTCGACCCCGAGGCTGGGGTTTTCAGCGGGCTCGGCTCGGCGGCGAGCCCCGAGCTGAGGTACGACTGCTGCTTTCTGTGGGTCGACGTGTCGCCGCCCGTCCTGGAGGAGTACCAGTCGAAGCGCGTGGACGAAATGCTCGACGTGGGCGCGTTCGATGAGCTCGCCGGACACTACGACCTGCGCCGGACCAACCCGGGGGGTTGGGCCTGCCTGAGGAAGGCCATAGGCGTGCCCGAGTTCGACCGTTACTTTATGACCTACCCGC AGGATGCGGGGATGCGGGAAGACGATCCGGGGCGGGAGGGTGCATACAAGGAGGCGGTGCGAAAGATAAAGAAGAACGCGGTGGAGCTGGCGAAGTGGCAGATTATGAAGATCGAGCGGCTGAGAGGGTCCGGGTGGGAGCTGCATAAGCTGGACGCGACGGAGGCGGTCCGGCTGGCGATGGCGGCCAAGGAGGAGGGTGGCGGCCGGTCCCGGGACGTTTGGGAGAGTGAGGTCGTGGAGGCCAGCGTGAAATTTGTGGAGCGTTTCTTGTGGTAG